The Paramisgurnus dabryanus chromosome 3, PD_genome_1.1, whole genome shotgun sequence genome includes a window with the following:
- the LOC135769121 gene encoding uncharacterized protein — MSSHSLPSLFQRPHRQASRPARYDDYVMEYDQRPQYTTELPEPPPLPSADICGVGPQYQSQSESEEDQEPPQLSSEEDEEEEPEPLAEPAMNPRSPVPSGRALAPEYPHVPHVAPIPDRQTELLQQLLDEVKNQGRLIHRCMLDQGHSLRSRSVPFPETFGPPLVASQAQHAAMPPQATTRDTKPFPAPPRQQLPYPPPISHAPASQPLVQYWQHTIPSDNSQFPVTGQVPVSRNPLLPAYMSSQIQPRAMAHSAQPVYQPQNVQPHHHTSAASPSHLAPPLGRLHPYSKIEGPSFPDLTREDESQYMMLKMALSNLLDPGESEQYKYHILLDHLKVDQAKRLALAYVYAPDPYTQAMRALDERYGQPRQLALRELRAIMEMPAIRMGDGRGLDQFSLRVQALVGLLQSMGPEGHSELTCGSHVERLLEKLPSEHFCQFKRSISLSRPGPLCYNLLDFSSWLQQETRCQPRRERTLQPVRPKPPPSHPFRATAILHGSKTSQVTFPKVQIAPPRVSQLPLNPTSTRCPLCAYCNSPEHHVSKCDDFLTLTEDQRASWITGQKRCWRCARDHFANQCDLKGRCNQCNGKHLQVLCNINQRQVQNLYLDHPSDCNKVLLKVVEVTLRNGNKSLDTYAILDDGSERTILLHPAAQKLQLIGESESLKLRTVRQDVQTLNGATVSFTLIPKAHPKKTYAIRHAFTADQLSLSEHSHPVKSLQRRYPHLRQIPLKQHNNIRPLLLIGADHTHLITPTLPVKLGPPGAPAAIKTRLGWTLQGPARDIVSSPSTKCHYISFKCPPDDIHHNVQKLWQLDTVPLRNTKLVVRSKQDRDALHQLETQTIRIPVDDVLRYATPLLRADPWPPLKAPKEAVMSRLRSCERRLLQNPSQAETYTREIQKLVDVGYVKKLTLSEAADAPESWYIPHHIVRHNGKDRIVFDCSFSYQNQCLNLQLLPGPTLGPSLLGVLLRFRQHKIAISGDIKSMFHQVRLLPQDKPLLRFLWRDLEIKSPPTIYEWQVIPFGTTASPCCAIYALQRIAKDAQADERVTYSIQHCFYVDNCLQSLPTSDEAKDLLHSLRATLSSGGFDIRQWASNDPKVICDLPPDARSDQAELWLSHHPSLDPMESTLGLHWNCHTDTLKYRHRAIEAAIPTMRHIYRVLASQYDPLGYILPYTTRAKIIVQHLWAKAREWDDPNLPHNILEAWLSWERELPNLSSIVLPRCFIHWTADNPSAILDLHIFCDASEQSYGAVAYMRTEYDQQVNVSFLMARSRVAPKKQLSIPRLELCAALIGAQLFNLLQTELTLKIRRATLWSDSTTVLYWLLSDSCRYKVFVGTRVAEIQELTKGQEWRYVDSLNNPADDLTRGKHLSELSEPCRWNQGPAFLLQPPDLWPTNPTIDQAEDPIELRKPSFCGAVFLNQKPSISDPTQFTTFQDLLDSTAASYHGLTEPPATPSAATYLDVEIAIIRQAQLDSFGNDLACLQSHKPLPHSSRLLSLAPELDSMSGLIRVGGRLRQSNDLPPDVIHPVVLDPAHPITKLIIKDCDDHLHHPGPERLFAELRRKFWILRGREAVRKHQHRCTKCQQSRAKPLIPLMADLPPARLRLCKPPFYSTGIDCFGPYTVKVGRRSE; from the coding sequence ATGTCCAGTCACTCCCTGCCTTCGTTATTTCAGCGTCCTCACCGCCAAGCCTCGCGTCCTGCACGCTATGATGACTACGTCATGGAATATGATCAGCGGCCACAATATACTACTGAATTACCAGAGCCACCACCGCTTCCCTCTGCAGACATCTGTGGTGTTGGACCTCAGTACCAATCACAGTCCGAGTCTGAGGAGGACCAAGAGCCACCTCAACTATCCAGTGAGGAGGATGAAGAGGAAGAGCCGGAACCACTGGCAGAGCCAGCAATGAACCCTCGCTCACCTGTCCCTTCTGGAAGAGCCCTAGCCCCTGAGTACCCACATGTCCCTCATGTAGCCCCAATTCCTGACCGTCAAACTGAGCTCTTACAGCAGTTACTAGATGAAGTAAAGAATCAAGGTAGACTAATCCACCGCTGCATGCTAGACCAAGGCCACTCTTTGCGGTCTCGTTCAGTACCATTCCCTGAAACCTTTGGCCCTCCGTTAGTAGCATCACAAGCCCAGCATGCTGCAATGCCACCCCAGGCTACCACTCGTGACACTAAGCCCTTTCCTGCTCCACCTCGGCAGCAGCTTCCTTATCCACCTCCTATAAGCCATGCCCCTGCCAGTCAGCCCTTAGTTCAGTACTGGCAGCACACGATTCCTTCTGACAATAGTCAGTTCCCTGTCACGGGTCAAGTCCCAGTCTCGCGTAACCCTTTGCTCCCAGCCTATATGTCATCTCAAATTCAGCCTAGAGCTATGGCCCACTCTGCCCAGCCAGTGTACCAGCCCCAAAATGTGCAGCCTCACCATCATACTTCTGCAGCCTCACCAAGCCATTTAGCCCCCCCTTTAGGCCGACTGCACCCATATAGTAAGATAGAAGGTCCCTCATTCCCTGATCTTACTAGAGAAGATGAAAGCCAATATATGATGTTAAAGATGGCCCTATCCAACCTGTTAGACCCAGGAGAGTCAGAGCAGTATAAATATCACATCTTACTGGATCACTTAAAGGTAGATCAGGCAAAGCGGCTTGCCTTAGCTTATGTTTATGCTCCAGATCCTTACACTCAAGCTATGCGGGCCCTAGATGAGCGTTATGGCCAACCCAGACAGCTTGCTCTCAGAGAGCTCCGGGCTATAATGGAGATGCCTGCTATCCGTATGGGTGATGGTAGAGGCCTAGATCAGTTTTCCCTTAGAGTACAAGCCTTAGTGGGTCTCCTCCAGTCCATGGGTCCCGAAGGTCACTCTGAGCTTACCTGTGGCTCACATGTCGAACGCCTACTAGAGAAACTACCCAGTGAGCACTTTTGTCAGTTTAAGAGAAGCATCAGTTTGAGTAGACCAGGTCCCCTATGCTATAACCTCCTAGATTTTTCCTCCTGGTTGCAACAGGAAACACGTTGCCAGCCCAGAAGGGAGAGAACCCTTCAACCTGTCCGACCAAAGCCACCACCCTCTCACCCATTCAGAGCTACAGCTATACTCCATGGTAGCAAGACTTCCCAAGTGACCTTCCCTAAAGTCCAGATAGCTCCTCCTAGGGTCAGTCAGCTTCCCCTCAACCCCACATCCACGCGTTGTCCATTGTGTGCTTACTGTAACTCACCTGAACATCACGTCAGTAAATGTGATGACTTCCTCACGCTCACTGAAGATCAGAGAGCTAGTTGGATCACAGGACAGAAACGATGCTGGCGGTGTGCACGAGACCACTTTGCAAACCAGTGTGATCTGAAGGGACGCTGCAACCAATGTAATGGGAAACATCTGCAGGTCCTATGCAACATCAATCAGAGGCAAGTGCAGAATTTATACCTAGACCATCCTAGTGATTGCAATAAAGTGCTGCTAAAGGTAGTTGAAGTGACCCTACGTAATGGAAACAAGTCCTTAGACACGTATGCCATATTAGATGATGGATCAGAACGTACGATCCTTCTGCATCCTGCAGCCCAGAAACTTCAGTTGATAGGAGAGTCTGAGAGCCTGAAGCTGAGGACAGTGAGACAGGATGTCCAGACTCTAAACGGTGCCACTGTGTCCTTCACCCTCATTCCAAAGGCCCATCCAAAGAAAACCTATGCCATCAGGCATGCTTTCACTGCAGATCAGCTTTCCTTATCTGAACATTCTCATCCTGTGAAATCCCTCCAGCGGCGCTACCCTCATCTCAGGCAGATTCCCTTGAAGCAGCATAATAATATAAGACCCCTCCTACTCATAGGAGCTGATCATACCCACCTGATCACTCCAACACTGCCTGTAAAGTTAGGCCCCCCTGGAGCCCCAGCAGCTATCAAAACCCGTCTTGGCTGGACGTTACAGGGCCCTGCTAGAGATATTGTCAGCTCTCCCTCTACAAAGTGTCACTATATCTCCTTTAAATGTCCACCTGATGACATTCACCACAATGTGCAAAAACTGTGGCAGCTGGACACAGTACCTTTGAGGAACACAAAATTGGTTGTCCGCTCTAAACAGGACAGAGATGCACTTCACCAGCTGGAGACTCAAACCATTCGAATTCCTGTTGATGACGTCCTAAGGTATGCCACACCTCTCCTCCGAGCAGATCCCTGGCCCCCCTTAAAGGCCCCTAAGGAAGCAGTTATGTCCCGTCTTCGCAGCTGTGAGAGGAGACTGCTCCAAAATCCCTCACAGGCGGAAACCTATACCAGAGAGATCCAAAAGCTAGTTGATGTTGGGTATGTCAAGAAGTTGACTCTCTCTGAAGCAGCAGATGCCCCAGAGTCTTGGTATATACCTCATCACATTGTGCGTCATAATGGAAAGGACCgcattgtatttgattgttctTTCTCCTATCAGAATCAATGTCTGAATTTACAATTGCTTCCTGGTCCAACCCTTGGGCCTTCCCTCCTTGGAGTTCTCCTTCGTTTCAGGCAGCACAAGATTGCCATCAGCGGTGACATTAAGTCCATGTTCCACCAGGTGCGCCTGCTACCCCAAGATAAACCCCTCCTGCGCTTCCTTTGGCGTGACCTAGAAATTAAATCCCCTCCAACTATATATGAATGGCAAGTAATCCCATTTGGCACCACCGCCAGCCCATGCTGTGCCATTTATGCCCTCCAGAGGATTGCCAAGGATGCACAGGCCGATGAGCGTGTTACCTATTCCATACAACACTGTTTCTATGTGGATAATTGCCTTCAAAGTCTCCCCACATCAGATGAAGCTAAGGACCTCCTTCACTCCCTGCGTGCAACCCTCTCCTCTGGTGGCTTTGACATTAGACAATGGGCCAGTAATGACCCCAAGGTTATTTGTGATCTCCCTCCCGATGCTAGGTCAGACCAGGCAGAGCTCTGGCTGTCACACCATCCTTCTCTTGACCCCATGGAATCTACTTTAGGCCTTCATTGGAATTGCCATACAGACACCCTGAAATACAGGCATAGAGCCATTGAAGCTGCTATTCCAACCATGCGTCACATCTACAGGGTACTTGCAAGCCAGTATGATCCTCTTGGTTACATCCTCCCCTACACAACAAGAGCCAAGATAATTGTCCAGCACCTGTGGGCAAAGGCAAGAGAATGGGATGACCCAAACCTTCCCCACAACATCCTAGAAGCCTGGCTTTCCTGGGAAAGAGAACTCCCTAATCTCTCCTCAATAGTACTCCCCCGTTGTTTTATACATTGGACAGCAGACAACCCCTCAGCCATCCTAGACCTGCACATCTTCTGCGATGCGTCAGAGCAGTCTTATGGCGCAGTCGCCTATATGCGCACTGAATATGATCAACAGGTGAATGTATCCTTCCTAATGGCGAGGTCCCGTGTTGCGCCCAAAAAACAACTCTCTATCCCTCGACTTGAACTATGCGCAGCCCTGATTGGAGCTCAACTGTTCAACCTCCTCCAAACCGAGCTCACCCTCAAAATCAGACGGGCTACTTTATGGAGTGACTCTACCACAGTCCTCTATTGGCTTCTCTCAGACTCATGCCGCTATAAGGTCTTTGTTGGAACCAGGGTGGCTGAAATCCAGGAACTCACCAAAGGCCAGGAATGGCGCTATGTGGATTCCCTGAACAACCCAGCTGATGATCTGACTAGAGGAAAGCATCTATCTGAGCTAAGTGAGCCTTGCAGGTGGAACCAAGGACCTGCCTTCCTCCTGCAACCCCCTGACCTGTGGCCAACTAACCCCACAATAGATCAAGCTGAAGATCCCATAGAGTTACGTAAGCCCAGTTTCTGTGGTGCCGTATTTCTTAACCAAAAGCCCTCCATCTCTGACCCTACCCAATTCACCACCTTTCAGGATCTCCTTGACTCTACCGCTGCCTCCTATCATGGGTTGACAGAGCCTCCTGCAACACCATCAGCAGCAACCTACCTCGATGTAGAGATTGCCATCATCAGACAGGCCCAGCTGGATTCCTTTGGAAATGATCTAGCATGTCTTCAGTCTCACAAACCCCTTCCACATTCCAGTCGTCTTCTCTCTCTTGCTCCAGAACTGGATTCAATGTCAGGTCTCATTCGAGTAGGCGGAAGGTTACGACAAAGCAATGACCTACCCCCTGATGTTATACATCCGGTTGTCCTAGACCCTGCCCATCCAATTACAAAACTTATAATTAAA
- the pde6hb gene encoding retinal cone rhodopsin-sensitive cGMP 3',5'-cyclic phosphodiesterase subunit gamma: MNSAPPAGSALATPASTAGPTTPKKGPPKFKQRQTRTFKSKAPKPGQKGFGDDIPGMEGLGTDFTVVCPWEAFGDMELSDLAKYGII, translated from the exons ATGAACTCTGCTCCTCCAGCAGGAAGCGCTCTGGCCACGCCAGCAAGCACAGCGGGACCCACCACGCCCAAGAAAGGACCTCCAAAATTCAAGCAAAGACAGACGCGCACATTTAAGAGCAAGGCCCCTAAACCTGGACAGAAAGG GTTTGGCGATGATATTCCTGGTATGGAAGGACTCGGCACAG ATTTCACTGTTGTGTGCCCATGGGAGGCGTTTGGAGACATGGAGCTCAGCGACTTGGCCAAATATGGCATTATCTAA
- the mgp gene encoding matrix Gla protein: MRFILRSLLLWASLLLCACYDSQESRESFEDVFLNPYRANAFMSGPQDRMYNPYIYRRVKSPSERRAEICEDYSPCRLLAHRYGFQLAYRRYFGGPQPNTNHRQSYPNLRPY, encoded by the exons ATGCGTTTCATTCTTCGCTCTTTGTTACTGTGGGCTTCTCTACTTCTCTGTGCGTGCTATG ATTCTCAAGAGAGCCGTGAGTCATTTGAGG ATGTGTTTTTGAATCCGTATCGAGCGAATGCTTTCATGAGTGGCCCACAAGACAGAATGTACAACCCGTACATCTACAGGAG AGTAAAATCCCCATCTGAGCGCAGGGCAGAGATTTGTGAAGATTATTCACCCTGTCGACTGTTAGCTCATCGCTACGGTTTTCAGCTGGCCTATCGAAGATATTTCGGTGGTCCGCAACCCAACACTAACCACCGGCAGAGTTACCCTAACCTGCGTCCATACTGA
- the LOC135769120 gene encoding G-protein coupled receptor family C group 5 member B, translating to MDAEVRVQRPNGSRPAGCRSDLQKIYWHLCDTWGIAVQAATALGFVICVVTTLGLLVRWRHVSREPGRRAALLLFLLATAGVFALPFSFVISLSAETCPIRVFLFGMSFAIAFGALVARGLALLDVGLALGWREVGVILALALVQAIIAAEWLLVVLVRDDRPCAFSQPEFAMLQLYVMVLMGAALVVALRFLRAAYVTYSYSHTAKMRRHAKLQAGLLVLTLLLSVCVWVTWITLLTYGNLVTGHRPDWDDPVIGVALAVNGWVLLLGHGFAQVRFLCQREGCAKNPPLDFTGWTSSTTEPAAEPKPGTDNSRFQLDVDERRDQAMELFGIPMKEINAEKNYRIPRPTATNINQPYDHYYEHRA from the exons ATGGACGCAGAGGTCAGAGTTCAGAGACCAAACGGCTCCAGGCCCGCGGGCTGCCGCTCGGATCTGCAGAAGATTTACTGGCATCTGTGCGACACCTGGGGCATCGCGGTCCAGGCCGCCACCGCTTTAGGCTTCGTGATTTGTGTGGTGACGACATTGGGCCTGCTGGTGAGGTGGAGGCACGTGTCCCGTGAGCCCGGGCGAAGAGCGGCCCTCCTGCTGTTCCTGCTGGCCACGGCAGGCGTGTTCGCCTTACCCTTCTCTTTTGTCATCTCCCTGTCTGCAGAGACGTGCCCAATACGGGTGTTTCTGTTTGGGATGTCATTTGCCATAGCGTTCGGCGCTCTGGTCGCTCGCGGTCTCGCCCTGCTGGACGTGGGGCTGGCGCTCGGGTGGAGGGAGGTGGGAGTGATCCTGGCACTGGCGCTGGTGCAGGCGATTATTGCAGCGGAGTGGCTGCTGGTTGTTTTGGTGCGGGACGACAGGCCGTGTGCGTTTTCGCAGCCGGAGTTTGCCATGCTGCAGCTTTACGTGATGGTGCTGATGGGCGCGGCGCTGGTGGTGGCACTGCGCTTCCTCAGAGCTGCGTACGTCACCTACAGCTACAGTCACACGGCGAAGATGCGTCGACACGCCAAATTGCAAGCCGGGCTGCTGGTGCTCACGCTGTTGTTGAGTGTGTGCGTTTGGGTCACCTGGATCACTCTGCTCACATACGGTAACCTCGTGACGGGTCACAGGCCGGACTGGGACGACCCCGTGATCGGCGTAGCGTTGGCTGTTAACGGCTGGGTATTACTGCTCGGACATGGCTTCGCTCAGGTCCGCTTCCTGTGCCAGCGAGAAGGATGTGCTAAAAATCCACCGCTGGACTTCACGGGGTGGACGAGCTCCACGACAGAACCGGCAGCCGAGCCGAAACCGGGTACAGACAACAGTCGCTTCCAGCTTGATGTAGATGAAAGAAGAG ATCAAGCAATGGAATTATTTGGAATCCCCATGAAA GAAATCAATGCTGAGAAAAATTATAGGATCCCACGACCTACAGCTACCAACATCAACCAACCATATGATCATTATTATGAACACAGAGCTTGA